A part of Salvelinus alpinus chromosome 5, SLU_Salpinus.1, whole genome shotgun sequence genomic DNA contains:
- the LOC139576131 gene encoding ras association domain-containing protein 10-like — MMESKESKISVWVCREEKLVSGLSKRTTCADVVNVLLEDQNLKQCVSAAMLSGSPQSYCIVEKWRGSERILPNKTKILRLWGAWGEEQENVRFVLVKNEASLANHGPRSAEARVVLSKESPCIYKGTARATMGFSPEKQRRIVRKAFRKLDKINIKRAQTVSKDAPTGEKMETLVHLVISQDHTIRQQIQRIKELDREIERYEAKVHFDRMKMHGINYVQDTYLVDAHSDGLSKQEGEKPCSAEAVVQFEEYARRCEEVIRLQDELAEHEALMDSITVEIQEELNQRWMERRQEELSSKKVELSAGETAMWVSTAHATHTDTLALEADTSFENDLLLEEERIKTQLDTSLYIGLRLNTDLEAIRSDLNLTQDIWGVKEKEIRDLLEKVNSLYIEDDETQGEDNDRNSAVTEAAMMRPLETKSEWVEQARGLSKTCNANDDDSDTGLSSMHSQDSDNPPVCESLV, encoded by the coding sequence ATGATGGAGTCCAAGGAAAGTAAGATATCTGTGTGGGTTTGCCGAGAGGAGAAGCTTGTCTCCGGACTGTCAAAGCGCACAACCTGTGCAGATGTGGTCAATGTGCTCCTAGAGGATCAAAACTTGAAACAATGTGTCTCTGCAGCCATGCTCTCGGGATCACCCCAGTCCTATTGCATCGTAGAAAAATGGAGAGGATCTGAAAGAATTTTGCCGAATAAAACAAAGATCCTTCGACTTTGGGGCGCGTggggagaggagcaggagaacGTGCGGTTTGTGTTGGTCAAAAATGAGGCTTCTTTGGCTAACCATGGACCCCGGAGCGCAGAGGCGCGTGTGGTGCTCAGTAAGGAGAGCCCGTGCATTTACAAGGGGACAGCAAGAGCCACCATGGGCTTCTCACCTGAGAAACAACGTCGGATTGTCAGGAAAGCTTTCAGAAAGTTGGATAAAATAAATATCAAGAGGGCGCAAACCGTGTCCAAGGATGCGCCCACTGGGGAGAAAATGGAAACTTTGGTTCACCTGGTCATATCCCAGGACCACACAATCCGCCAACAGATCCAGAGAATTAAAGAactggacagagagatagaaaggtaTGAAGCTAAAGTTCATTTTGACAGAATGAAAATGCATGGGATCAATTACGTGCAGGACACATACTTAGTGGATGCGCATTCTGACGGTCTCTCCAAGCAGGAGGGCGAGAAGCCGTGCTCGGCGGAGGCTGTTGTCCAGTTTGAGGAGTATGCCCGACGGTGTGAGGAGGTGATTAGACTTCAGGATGAATTGGCTGAGCACGAAGCGCTCATGGACAGCATTACTGTGGAGATCCAAGAGGAACTTAACCAGAGGTGGATGGAGCGAAGGCAAGAGGAGCTGTCAAGTAAAAAGGTGGAACTCAGCGCGGGAGAGACCGCTATGTGGGTATCAACAGCCCATGcgacacacactgacactttAGCCCTCGAGGCTGATACATCATTCGAGAACGATTTGcttctggaggaggagaggatcaaAACGCAGCTGGATACTAGTTTATACATTGGACTGCGCTTGAACACGGATTTGGAGGCTATTAGGAGTGATTTGAATCTAACCCAGGATATTTGGGGGGTGAAAGAAAAGGAGATACGGGATTTGCTGGAGAAAGTGAACTCATTGTATATAGAGGATGACGAGACACAAGGCGAGGACAATGACCGCAACTCTGCGGTTACTGAGGCAGCAATGATGCGTCCCCTGGAGACGAAAAGCGAGTGGGTGGAGCAAGCCAGGGGGCTTTCAAAGACTTGCAATGCCAACGATGACGACTCAGACACTGGCCTGAGCTCCATGCACAGTCAGGACTCGGATAACCCACCTGTGTGCGAGTCATTGGTATGA